The Coffea arabica cultivar ET-39 chromosome 8e, Coffea Arabica ET-39 HiFi, whole genome shotgun sequence genome window below encodes:
- the LOC113704595 gene encoding U-box domain-containing protein 35-like: MHPMNKLIAVAIDKDRGSQNALKWTVDNLLVRGQTILLVHVKAKLHGSSFSSSSVALPRPNQVTNSSDEYGMYGRDYDVETKDIFLPFRVFCTRKDIHCQDVILEDTDVVRALLEYVSRIGVDVLVLGAAAKGYLFRFKARDIPASVLKGVPDFCSVYIISKGKIVATRSASCSAPVNHPLRQQMLDQASSQLSSTRQASEPSSRNIKTDSTTMKSPFTHRKGPNGKPYELSSPDTDISFVSSGRPSIDNTFPSFADSINSGPTPPRISGFSEMENRSFESLHFGRRSVDIITSPEFSSVFGDNDASMAQATDDMEVEMRRLKLELKQTMEMYSTACKEALSAKQKAMELHRWKMEEQQRLEEARLAEETALALAEKEKTKSGVVAEHAEAAQRIAELETQKRINAEMKTLKEMEENNKLFNRLVQSNIRYRVYTIDEIEIATQYFDKSLKIGEGGYGPVYKCYLDHTPVAVKVLRPDAAHGRSQFQQEVEVLSCIRHPNMVLLLGACPEYGCLVYEYMSNGSLEDRLFRRGNTPALPWQHRFRIAAEITIGLLFLHQTKPEPLVHRDLKPANILLDRNYVSKISDVGLARLVPPSVANSVTQYRMTSTAGTFCYIDPEYQQTGMLGVKSDIYSLGIIFLQILTGKPPMGLTHQVERAIEKGTFTEMVDPAIPDWPIEEALNLAKIALKCSELRRKDRPDLGKVVMPELERLRAFGEEKMSFSLTYSSGQSPMQSQVSLSTDELSYPPTEQCSFESSKNQPFQSA; this comes from the exons ATGCATCCTATGAATAAATTGATAGCTGTGGCAATAGACAAGGATAGAGGAAGCCAAAATGCTCTGAAATGGACTGTTGATAATCTTCTTGTGAGAGGCCAAACCATTCTTCTAGTTCATGTCAAAGCAAAGCTGCATGGGTCCTCCTTCTCTTCCTCATCTGTTGCTCTTCCAA GACCAAACCAAGTTACTAATAGTAGCGATGAATATGGCATGTATGGTAGAGATTATGATGtagaaacaaaagatatttttcttccttttcgtgTTTTCTGTACACGCAAAGAT ATACATTGTCAAGATGTCATATTAGAAGATACAGATGTAGTTAGAGCACTACTCGAATATGTAAGCAGAATAGGGGTGGATGTTTTAGTACTTGGTGCAGCAGCAAAAGGATACCTTTTCAG ATTTAAAGCAAGAGATATTCCTGCAAGTGTGTTAAAAGGAGTTCCAGATTTTTGTAGCGTATATATCATCTCTAAAGGAAAGATTGTTGCTACTCGATCTGCTTCTTGTTCTGCTCCGGTCAACCACCCACTTCGCCAGCAAATGTTGGATCAAGCAA GTTCTCAACTCTCAAGCACAAGACAAGCATCAGAACCATCTTCACGTAATATAAAAACTGATTCTACCACAATGAA GTCACCCTTCACTCATAGGAAAGGGCCCAATGGAAAACCATATGAGCTCTCATCCCCTGACACAGACATATCATTTGTTAGTTCTGGTAGGCCTAGTATTGATAATACATTTCCATCATTCGCTGATAGCATTAATAGTGGTCCAACCCCTCCTCGTATTTCGGGCTTCTCTGAAAtggagaatcggagtttcgaatCCTTGCACTTTGGTCGTAGATCAGTGGATATCATTACTTCACCAGAATTTTCATCTGTCTTTGGTGACAATGACGCATCTATGGCACAAGCAACG GATGATATGGAAGTAGAAATGAGAAGGTTGAAGTTAGAGCTTAAGCAAACCATGGAAATGTATAGTACAGCCTGTAAAGAAGCACTCTCAGCAAAACAGAAG GCAATGGAGCTTCATCGTTGGAAAATGGAAGAACAGCAAAGACTAGAGGAGGCACGACTAGCCGAAGAAACTGCATTGGCACttgcagaaaaggaaaaaactaaGTCTGGTGTAGTTGCAGAGCATGCTGAGGCAGCCCAGAGGATTGCAGAACTTGAAACTCAAAAGAGAATCAATGCAGAAATGAAAACACTCAAAGAAATGGAGGAGAACAACAAACTATTCAATAGATTAGTACAATCAAATATTAGGTATAGAGTATATACAATAGACGAAATTGAAATTGCCACACAATATTTTGACAAGTCTCTTAAAATTGGAGAAGGAGGTTATGGACCAGTTTACAAGTGTTACTTGGACCATACTCCTGTTGCAGTCAAGGTCCTTCGCCCTGATGCTGCTCATGGAAGATCACAGTTTCAGCAAGAG GTTGAAGTATTAAGTTGCATACGACATCCAAATATGGTGCTTCTTTTAGGAGCTTGTCCTGAATATGGTTGCTTAGTTTATGAGTACATGTCAAATGGAAGTTTAGAGGACCGATTGTTTCGAAGAGGGAACACCCCAGCACTTCCCTGGCAACATAGGTTCAGAATTGCAGCTGAAATTACTATTGGCCTTCTTTTCCTCCACCAGACCAAGCCAGAGCCATTAGTCCACCGTGATCTTAAGCCTGCCAATATCCTACTTGATCGCAACTATGTTAGTAAAATAAGTGATGTGGGTTTAGCGAGACTTGTGCCTCCATCTGTGGCAAATAGTGTCACTCAATATCGAATGACATCCACTGCCGGAACTTTCTGTTACATAGATCCTGAATATCAACAAACAGGCATGCTTGGTGTAAAATCTGATATATATTCCCTAGGGATCATATTTTTACAGATATTAACTGGAAAACCACCAATGGGTTTGACTCACCAAGTTGAGAGGGCGATTGAAAAGGGCACCTTTACTGAGATGGTAGATCCAGCTATTCCTGATTGGCCTATTGAGGAAGCTTTAAACTTGGCTAAGATAGCACTTAAGTGCTCTGAGTTAAGAAGGAAAGATAGACCAGATCTTGGCAAGGTTGTGATGCCAGAATTAGAGAGACTAAGAGCATTTGGTGAAGAAAAAATGTCCTTTTCACTTACATATAGTTCAGGTCAATCGCCCATGCAAAGCCAAGTTTCCCTATCTACG GATGAACTGAGTTATCCACCAACTGAACAATGTAGCTTTGAAAGCTCTAAAAACCAACCATTTCAAAGTGCCTAG